In one window of Pieris brassicae chromosome 10, ilPieBrab1.1, whole genome shotgun sequence DNA:
- the LOC123715315 gene encoding galactosylgalactosylxylosylprotein 3-beta-glucuronosyltransferase I isoform X1 → MPFVNIKKQYIAIGMLVFVALFFFNTRPAFQCQITQEVNTYLPTIYGITPTYARLAQKADLTRLSQTLMLVRNFHWVIIEDSETKTKLVENLLKESTLKYTHLNVKTQKSKHSTGLDINICVFKTSKYYTSWYCASGVEQRNAALSWLRDHLRQVEDKKGVVYFMDDDNTYALKVFDEMRKIKKVGVWPVGIVGGMRVEMPLVTDGKVTGFNAVWKSFRPFPIDMAGFAINATLFLNHPEAKFSRKVQSGFQESEILKYFTTREELEPLADNCTKVYAWHTRTQKPSITNPKKLKTPPIPDDHIEV, encoded by the exons AtgccttttgttaacataaagAAGCAATATATAGCAATCGGCATGTTAGTTTTCGTGgctttatttttcttcaataCTCGACCGGCTTTCCAGTGTCAGATAACTCAGGAAGTGAATACATATTTGCCTACAATTTATGGCATTACACCAACCTATGCCCGActagcacagaaggctgatcttaCAAG attatcaCAGACACTTATGTTAGTTCGAAATTTTCACTGGGTTATAATTGAAGATTCTGAAACTAAAACTAAGCTAGTTGAGAATCTATTAAAAGAATCAACATTAAAATACACTCACCTCAATGTCAAGACGCAGAAATCGAAACATTCTACT GGAttggatataaatatatgtgtttTTAAGACATCTAAGTACTACACATCTTGGTATTGT GCAAGTGGTGTAGAGCAAAGAAATGCAGCCTTGAGCTGGCTTCGAGATCATTTACGGCAAGTAGAAGACAAAAAGGGTGTTGTATACTTTATGGATGATGACAATACCTATGCGTTAAAAGTCTTTGATGAG ATGCGAAAAATTAAGAAAGTCGGCGTTTGGCCTGTCGGGATCGTTGGTGGTATGAGAGTGGAGATGCCTTTAGTCACCGATGGGAAGGTGACCGGCTTCAATGCAGTTTGGAAGTCGTTCAGACCATTCCCAATTGACATGGCTGGTTTTGCAATTAATGCAACACTGTTTTTGAACCATCCGGAGGCGAAATTCTCGAGGAAAGTCCAATCTGGTTTTCAG GAAAGCGAGATACTGAAGTACTTCACCACTCGAGAGGAACTGGAACCTTTGGCCGACAACTGCACTAAGGTGTACGCTTGGCACACGCGAACCCAAAAACCCTCAATAACGAACCCGAAGAAATTAAAAACCCCACCCATTCCCGACGATCACATCGAGGTCTGA
- the LOC123715315 gene encoding galactosylgalactosylxylosylprotein 3-beta-glucuronosyltransferase I isoform X2 — translation MPFVNIKKQYIAIGMLVFVALFFFNTRPAFQCQITQEVNTYLPTIYGITPTYARLAQKADLTRLSQTLMLVRNFHWVIIEDSETKTKLVENLLKESTLKYTHLNVKTQKSKHSTASGVEQRNAALSWLRDHLRQVEDKKGVVYFMDDDNTYALKVFDEMRKIKKVGVWPVGIVGGMRVEMPLVTDGKVTGFNAVWKSFRPFPIDMAGFAINATLFLNHPEAKFSRKVQSGFQESEILKYFTTREELEPLADNCTKVYAWHTRTQKPSITNPKKLKTPPIPDDHIEV, via the exons AtgccttttgttaacataaagAAGCAATATATAGCAATCGGCATGTTAGTTTTCGTGgctttatttttcttcaataCTCGACCGGCTTTCCAGTGTCAGATAACTCAGGAAGTGAATACATATTTGCCTACAATTTATGGCATTACACCAACCTATGCCCGActagcacagaaggctgatcttaCAAG attatcaCAGACACTTATGTTAGTTCGAAATTTTCACTGGGTTATAATTGAAGATTCTGAAACTAAAACTAAGCTAGTTGAGAATCTATTAAAAGAATCAACATTAAAATACACTCACCTCAATGTCAAGACGCAGAAATCGAAACATTCTACT GCAAGTGGTGTAGAGCAAAGAAATGCAGCCTTGAGCTGGCTTCGAGATCATTTACGGCAAGTAGAAGACAAAAAGGGTGTTGTATACTTTATGGATGATGACAATACCTATGCGTTAAAAGTCTTTGATGAG ATGCGAAAAATTAAGAAAGTCGGCGTTTGGCCTGTCGGGATCGTTGGTGGTATGAGAGTGGAGATGCCTTTAGTCACCGATGGGAAGGTGACCGGCTTCAATGCAGTTTGGAAGTCGTTCAGACCATTCCCAATTGACATGGCTGGTTTTGCAATTAATGCAACACTGTTTTTGAACCATCCGGAGGCGAAATTCTCGAGGAAAGTCCAATCTGGTTTTCAG GAAAGCGAGATACTGAAGTACTTCACCACTCGAGAGGAACTGGAACCTTTGGCCGACAACTGCACTAAGGTGTACGCTTGGCACACGCGAACCCAAAAACCCTCAATAACGAACCCGAAGAAATTAAAAACCCCACCCATTCCCGACGATCACATCGAGGTCTGA